The genomic stretch CGAGCAATTGCGTGTACTGGCCGGAGAGCTGCGCCAGTTGCACGCGCGCCTGGGCCGTCTCCGTCTGGGCCCGCAGGAGCGCCGCCTCCACCGTCATGCCCACGTCGAGCTGCGCCTTGGACTCGGCCTCGCGCTGGAGCGCCACCGCCTCCGCCTCGCGCGCCGCCTCCATGAGCTGGACGATTCCCTGCAACCCCAGGTAGGCGCGCGCCACCGCCAGCAGCACCTGCTCGCGCGCCTCCAGGGCGCCCAGCTCGGCCGCCTGCGCTCCCGCCTTGGCCGGGCCGATGAGGAAGGCCCCCGCCGGCGTGAAGAGCGGCTGGGAGATCTGCACCGTCGCGTAGCGCGAGTTCTCCGCGGTGATGACGACGGGGCCCGGGATGAACTGCGGGTTGACGGGCACGAGGGCGAAGACGCCTCCCACCAGTTGGGTGATGGAGCCCAGGTCGAACTGCGCCGGAGCGCTGGAGTGGACGAACTGCGCGCTGACCGTCAGCTCGGGCTGCCACGCCGTCCAGGCGCGGTTGACGCCCGCGGCGGCCACGGCGGCCTGGGCCCGGGCGGCGACCACGTCCGGGCTCTGCCGGGCGGCGATCATGAGCGTCTCGCGCAGCGTCGCCGTGCGCAACGTGCCCGGGGCGGGGGACTCCCCGGCGGCGGGCGGAGCGGAGGGCTGCTGCTGGACGGGCGCGTCCGGAGGCGTCTGGGCGAGCGCGCCGAGCGGAGAGAGGGAGGCCAGCAGCAGCAGGGACAGAGGGCGCCGGAGGGAGCCGGCGGAGCGTCGGATGGACATAGGGAACGAAGGAGAGGTGACGGGGGATGGTCCACCGCGCTCAGGCGGCGCGGTCGCTGTGCTGCCTCGGCTC from Cystobacter ferrugineus encodes the following:
- a CDS encoding TolC family protein, which gives rise to MSIRRSAGSLRRPLSLLLLASLSPLGALAQTPPDAPVQQQPSAPPAAGESPAPGTLRTATLRETLMIAARQSPDVVAARAQAAVAAAGVNRAWTAWQPELTVSAQFVHSSAPAQFDLGSITQLVGGVFALVPVNPQFIPGPVVITAENSRYATVQISQPLFTPAGAFLIGPAKAGAQAAELGALEAREQVLLAVARAYLGLQGIVQLMEAAREAEAVALQREAESKAQLDVGMTVEAALLRAQTETAQARVQLAQLSGQYTQLLALLGALVGEPVQPVPLADSDTPWKIPSADQRPWEDTYAVRSAELAVRANEGKVTYDRFSWLPSVVAQGRGLYNSNTGFTGQNTSYELSVAASLPLYDRGQRYAALHEDEARLAQARAQYDSARARAHANWVAAQANLEAARVALTQAESQAQLAARVQQQVAAGYRAGVATSLEMSDADNRRFLAASSAAQARSQLEVRRVELAAAAGRIAASLEPDDTTASPR